The following coding sequences lie in one Cannabis sativa cultivar Pink pepper isolate KNU-18-1 chromosome 5, ASM2916894v1, whole genome shotgun sequence genomic window:
- the LOC115717290 gene encoding protein IQ-DOMAIN 22, with protein MGKASKWFRGLFGLKKSDYSASSSSSRPSKEKRRWSFVKSVRDKDHNFSTTTTTHPSDAATRSTVRDGDRDGEKHAIAVAAATAAVADAAVAAAQAAAAVVRLTSGGGVGGSVTTAAVHVSKEEWAALRIQSAFRGCLARKALRALKGLVKLQALVRGHIERKRTAEWLNRMQTLMQAQARAIGSRSVQALEFQHSSCKSSHFHHPGPATPEKFEHHIRTKSRKHEQSSSLLRKNSCKSNARAAVSDERSGDLRSYSVRNSVTTDDERSDRVVEIDNGKPYTTIKRRNLFSDQNSHSFTTSKDSTSHFTVPSPSSYEVVQSLNPLKLQNDNNNMEEEESSFCTANNSPQFYSATSSKGGGISSRKSLFTPTKSDGCRSFLNGYSDYPNYMSFTESSKAKVRSLSAPRQRPTQYERSSSTKRNSTVHHCVGTQKMSTLQANFMNKAYPGSGRLDKLGMPIGYRY; from the exons ATGGGCAAAGCTTCAAAATGGTTTCGAGGTCTCTTTGGCCTCAAAAAATCCGACTACTCTGCCTCCTCCTCTTCTTCTAGACCCTCCAAAGAGAAACGAAGATGGAGCTTTGTCAAGTCTGTAAGAGACAAAGACCACAACTTCTCCACCACCACTACTACTCACCCAAGCGACGCCGCAACAAGATCAACCGTGCGTGACGGAGACCGCGACGGCGAAAAGCACGCCATTGCAGTCGCTGCTGCTACAGCTGCAGTAGCCGACGCGGCTGTGGCTGCGGCTCAAGCCGCCGCAGCTGTTGTTCGCCTGACTAGCGGTGGCGGTGTCGGTGGCAGTGTTACCACCGCGGCGGTGCACGTTAGTAAGGAGGAGTGGGCCGCTCTTAGGATTCAATCGGCATTTCGAGGCTGCTTG GCAAGAAAAGCATTACGAGCACTAAAAGGATTGGTGAAGTTGCAAGCTTTGGTAAGAGGTCACATTGAGAGGAAAAGAACCGCGGAATGGCTGAACCGGATGCAAACTTTGATGCAAGCGCAGGCACGAGCCATCGGTAGTCGATCCGTTCAAGCTTTGGAATTCCAACATTCAAGTTGCAAGTCCTCTCATTTTCATCATCCG GGACCAGCTACCCCTGAAAAATTTGAACATCATATCAGAACAAAGAGTAGAAAACATGAGCAATCTTCATCACTCCTCAGG AAAAACAGCTGTAAATCAAATGCAAGAGCAGCTGTTAGTGATGAAAGATCAGGAGACCTAAGAAGTTATTCAGTAAGAAACTCAGTAACAACTGACGACGAAAGGAGCGATAGAGTTGTCGAAATAGACAATGGTAAACCTTACACAACAATCAAGAGAAGAAACCTCTTTTCAGATCAAAACAGTCATAGCTTTACAACCTCAAAAGACTCAACATCTCACTTCACAGTTCCAAGTCCTTCCTCCTACGAAGTAGTTCAATCTCTAAACCCGTTGAAGCTTCAAAACGACAATAATAACATGGAAGAAGAAGAGAGCTCCTTCTGCACGGCCAACAACAGCCCACAATTCTATTCAGCCACCTCATCAAAGGGCGGTGGAATAAGCTCGAGGAAAAGTCTCTTCACTCCAACAAAGAGCGACGGGTGTAGAAGCTTCCTTAATGGGTACTCGGATTACCCGAACTACATGTCGTTTACCGAGTCTTCTAAGGCGAAAGTGAGGTCTCTTAGTGCTCCAAGACAGAGGCCTACTCAGTATGAACGATCAAGTTCAACTAAGAGAAACTCCACTGTTCATCACTGTGTTGGAACACAGAAGATGTCAACTTTGCAAGCCAATTTTATGAACAAGGCTTATCCAGGATCTGGTCGATTGGACAAGCTTGGAATGCCAATAGGTTACAGATACTAA